The proteins below come from a single Molothrus ater isolate BHLD 08-10-18 breed brown headed cowbird chromosome 3, BPBGC_Mater_1.1, whole genome shotgun sequence genomic window:
- the EXOC8 gene encoding exocyst complex component 8 produces MALSLGEGGGGSRLRRQLESGGFAAGEYVKQLSQQSDGDRDLQEHRQRIQALSEETAQSLKRNVYQNYRQFIETAREISYLESEMYQLSHILTEQKGIMEAVTQALLLQADRDDPALGARRAAAADPFLPLSAKDAAANEEGRQRTLTTLLEKVEGCRDLLPESPGKYLVYNGDLVEYDADHMAQIQRVHAFLMNDCLLVATALPNRRGAYRYDALYPLDGLAVVNVKDNPPMKDMFKLLMFPESRIFQAENAKIKKEWLEVLEETKRNRALSEKRRLEQEALPRPAPTPPESTNPFDEDEDEEEEDEPSAEEEVVDLSLEWIQELPEDLDVCIAQRDFEGAVDLLDKLNEYLADKPVSQPVKELRAKVDERVRQLTDVLVFELSPDRSLRGGPRATRRAVSQLIRLGQSTKACELFLKNRAAAVQTAIRQLRIEGATLLYIHKLCHVFFTSLLETAREFETDFAGNNGCYSAFVVWARSSMRMFVDAFSKQVFDSKESLSTAAECVKVAKEHCKQLSEIGLDLTFIIHALLVKDIKGALQSYKDIIIEATKHRNSEEMWRKMNLMTPEALGKLREEMRSCGVGNFDQYTGDDCWVNLSYTVVAFTKQTMAFLEEALKLYFPELHMVLLESLVEIILVAVQHVDYSLRCEQDPEKKAFIRQNASFLYETVLPVVEKRFEEGVGKPAKQLQDLRNASRLMRVNPESTTSVV; encoded by the exons ATGGCGCTGTCGCTGGGCGAGGGAGGCGGCGGGAGCCGGCTGCGGCGGCAGCTGGAGTCGGGCGGCTTCGCGGCAGGGGAGTACGTGAAGCAGCTGTCGCAGCAGTCGGACGGGGACCGGGACTTGCAGGAGCACCGGCAGCGCATCCAGGCGCTGAGCGAGGAGACGGCGCAGAGCCTGAAGCGCAACGTCTACCAAAACTACCGGCAGTTCATCGAGACGGCGCGGGAGATCAGCTACCTGGAGAGCGAGATGTACCAGCTCAGCCACATCCTCACCGAGCAGAAGGGCATCATGGAGGCCGTcacccaggccctgctcctccaggccGACCGCGACGACCCCGCGCTGggcgcccgccgcgccgccgccgccgacCCCTTCCTGCCGCTGTCGGCCAAGGACGCGGCGGCCAACGAGGAGGGGCGGCAGCGCACCCTCACCACCCTCCTGGAGAAGGTGGAGGGCTGCCGCGACCTCCTCCCCGAGAGCCCTGGCAAGTACCTGGTCTACAACGGCGACCTGGTGGAATACGACGCCGACCACATGGCGCAGATCCAGCGGGTGCACGCCTTCCTCATGAACGACTGCCTGCTCGTGGCCACCGCCCTGCCCAACCGCCGCGGCGCCTACCGCTACGACGCCCTGTACCCCCTGGACGGGCTGGCCGTGGTCAACGTCAAGGACAACCCGCCTATGAAGGACATGTTCAAGCTGCTCATGTTCCCCGAGAGCCGCATCTTCCAGGCTGAGAACGCCAAGATCAAGAAGGAgtggctggaggtgctggaggagaCCAAGCGCAATCGCGCCCTCAGCGAGAAGCGACGCCTGGAGCAGGaggcgctgccccggcccgccccgACGCCCCCCGAATCCACCAACCCCTTCGACGAGGAtgaggacgaggaggaggaggatgagccCTCCGCTGAGGAGGAGGTCGTTGACCTCTCACTTGAGTGGATCCAGGAGCTGCCCGAGGACCTGGACGTCTGCATTGCTCAGCGGGACTTCGAGGGGGCGGTGGATCTCTTGGATAAACTGAACGAGTACCTGGCGGACAAGCCCGTGAGCCAGCCTGTGAAGGAGCTGCGGGCCAAGGTGGACGAGCGCGTCCGGCAGCTGACGGATGTGCTGGTGTTCGAGCTGTCCCCGGACCGCTCGCTACGAGGCGGGCCGCGGGCCACCCGCCGAGCCGTGTCCCAGCTCATCCGCCTGGGCCAGTCCACCAAGGCCTGCGAGCTGTTCCTGAAGAACCGGGCGGCCGCCGTGCAGACGGCCATCCGGCAGCTGCGCATCGAGGGCGCCACGCTGCTCTACATCCACAAGCTCTGCCATGTCTTCTTCACCAGCCTCCTGGAGACGGCCAGGGAGTTTGAGACGGACTTCGCCGGCAACAACGGCTGCTACTCGGCCTTCGTTGTCTGGGCGCGCTCATCTATGAGGATGTTTGTAGATGCCTTCAGTAAGCAAGTATTTGATAGCAAAGAGAGTTTGTCAACTGCGGCAGAGTGTGTCAAG GTGGCTAAAGAGCACTGCAAGCAGCTGAGTGAGATTGGACTGGATCTCACCTTCATCATTCACGCCCTCCTGGTGAAGGATATCAAAGGTGCTTTGCAGAGCTACAAGGATATCATCATCGAGGCCACCAAGCACCGCAACTCTGAAGAGATGTGGAGAAAGATGAACCTGATGACTCCGGAGGCTCTGGGGAAGCtcagggaggagatgaggagcTGTGGAGTGGGCAATTTTGACCAATACACGGGTGATGACTGCTGGGTCAACCTCAGTTACACTGTAGTAGCTTTCACTAAGCAGACTATGGCCTTCTTGGAAGAAGCattaaagctttattttccaGAGCTGCATATGGTTCTCCTGGAGAGCCTGGTGGAAATCATCCTGGTGGCTGTCCAGCATGTTGACTACAGTTTACGGTGTGAACAGGACCCTGAGAAGAAAGCATTTATTAGGCAGAACGCCTCTTTCCTTTATGAAACTGTCCTTCCTGTTGTGGAAAAAAGGTTTGAGGAAGGAGTTGGAAAACCAGCCAAGCAGCTACAGGATCTGAGAAATGCCTCAAGATTGATGCGTGTAAATCCGGAAAGTACCACCTCTGTGGTGTGA
- the SPRTN gene encoding LOW QUALITY PROTEIN: DNA-dependent metalloprotease SPRTN (The sequence of the model RefSeq protein was modified relative to this genomic sequence to represent the inferred CDS: deleted 1 base in 1 codon), translating to MEDEDFLLALRLQREWEEQDKAAAAAAAKRPDVSPYRSSLRPLSVVDEAWELLDPSPDVHGLFVHFNQTLFWGKLEAVTVSWSPRMTSSAGICSYHERSGLCSIRLSEPLLKLRPRKDLVETLLHEMIHALLFVTHNYKDRESHGPEFCKHMRRINLLTGANVTIYHNFYDEINLYRQHWWRCNGPCQNRAPYFGYVKRSMNRAPSAHDFWWDEHQKTCGGMFTKVKEPDKFSEKSKQKTQTAKPPHFKSTNKGKTEMHGDCKDPTPFSGTGYRLGGGDGVLSEKNTNASSSTANSEAHSSLHRSAVRTTPIPKKEIKLEKSPHGSIFLLRTNGASEKSSLALKREFPKPSAADTEDDENDWGLPARMAHVAEGTSRQGSPAGKRAMPSSSWSPKRICLEQTPRAQGASKNVLECVNTLQQWPKKEDKTAFEKYFNKKGGTDVTTTTKPRAEFTQSSASPSNPVRQERTVSCPVCETDVLESEINEHLDSCLS from the exons ATGGAGGACGAGGATTTCTTGTTGGCgctcaggctgcagagggaatgggaagagcaggacaaggcggcggcagcggcggcagcaaAGCGCCCTGATGTCTCTCCGTACCGCTCGTCCCTCCGCCCGCTGTCGGTGGTGGATGAGGCGTGGGAGCTGCTGGACCCCAGCCCCGACGTTCATGGCCTGTTCGTGCACTTCAACCAGACGCTCTTCTGGGGCAAGCTGGAGGCTGTCACGGTGTCC TGGAGCCCCCGCATGACCAG ctctgctggtATCTGTTCATACCACGAAAGAAGTGGGCTGTGTTCCATTCGTCTCAGTGAGCCGCTTCTAAAGTTGCGGCCAAGGAAGGACCTTGTGGAG ACACTGTTGCACGAAATGATCCATGCCCTGCTCTTTGTTACTCATAACTACAAAGATCGTGAGTCTCACGGACCGGAGTTCTGCAAGCACATGCGTCGCATTAATCTCTTGACTGGAGCCAATGTCACG ATCTATCACAATTTTTATGATGAGATTAATTTGTACCGCCAGCACTGGTGGCGATGCAATGGCCCCTGCCAGAACAGAGCACCTTACTTTGGGTACGTGAAGCGCTCCATGAACAGAGCACCCTCTGCACATGACTTCTGGTGGGATGAACATCAAAAGACCTGTGGGGGCATGTTCACTAAAGTGAAGGAGCCAGACAAATTCTCAGAGAAGTCCAAGCAGAAAACTCAGACGGCAAAACCTCCACATTTCAAGTCAACTAACAAAg GCAAGACAGAAATGCATGGTGATTGCAAAGACCCAACTCCTTTTAGTGGGACGGGATATCGGCTTGGAGGAGGAGACGGTGtgctttcagagaaaaacaccaACGCCAGCAGCTCCACTGCAAACAGTGAAGCACATAGCTCACTGCATCGTTCAGCAGTAAGGACAACACCAATCCCTAAAAAGGAGATTAAACTGGAAAAATCACCCCATGGCAGCATCTTTCTGCTTCGTACCAATGGTGCCAGTGAGAAGAGCAGCTTAGCTTTAAAGCGTGAGTTTCCAAAACCCTCTGCTGCTGATACAGAAGATGATGAGAACGACTGGGGGTTGCCTGCCAGGATGGCTCATGTTGCTGAAGGAACATCAAGGCAAGGCTCACCAGCTGGCAAGAGGGCTATGCCATCTTCTAGCTGGTCACCAAAACGAATTTGTTTGGAGCAGACCCCAAGAGCTCAGGGTGCATCTAAGAATGTGTTAGAATGTGTTAATACGCTGCAGCAATGGccaaaaaaggaagacaaaactgCCTTTGAAAAGTATTTCAACAAAAAGGGGGGGACTGATGTCACTACAACTACAAAACCTAGAGCTGAATTTACACAGTCCTCTGCAAGTCCTAGCAATCCTGTGAGGCAGGAGAGAACAGTCAGTTGTCCTGTCTGTGAGACTGATGTTTTGGAATCTGAAATAAATGAACATCTTGATTCTTGTCTTTCGTAG